A portion of the Burkholderia pseudomultivorans genome contains these proteins:
- a CDS encoding ribonucleoside-diphosphate reductase subunit alpha, whose amino-acid sequence MQTTDNATSQYESASSRPLGGAAQGAPALAPQATFADYKVIRRNGSVVSFEPSKIAIAVTKAFLAVNGGQGAASARVRELVDQLTHNVVRALVRSRPNGGTFHIEDIQDQVELALMRGGEHNVARAYVLYREKRHLERQHAGEEAAVAGGEAAGGVINVVDNGVTRPLDLNALRALVVSACDGLGAAVNPDPIVAETVKNLYDGVPMSQVYDSAILAARTMIEKDPAYSQVTARILLHTIRREILGEEVVQAEMSTRYAEYFPQFLKRGVDAGLLDDKLLQFDLKRLGDALDASRDLQFGYLGLQTLYDRYFLHVGGTRIEMPQAFFMRVAMGLSLNEIDRETRAIEFYNVLSSFDFMSSTPTLFNSGTHRSQLSSCYLTTVADDLDGIYEALKENALLSKFAGGLGNDWTRVRALGSHIKGTNGKSQGVVPFLKVVNDTAVAVNQGGKRKGAVCAYLESWHLDIEEFLELRKNTGDDRRRTHDMNTANWIPDLFMKRVMEGGEWTLFSPSTCPDLHDKFGAEFEAAYTAYEEKVARGEIKLFKKIPAQQLWRKMLGMLFETGHPWITFKDPCNIRSPQQHVGVVHSSNLCTEITLNTSDTEIAVCNLGSVNLVAHLVKQADGSYALDHDKLKRTISVAMRMLDNVIDINYYAVPKARNSNLKHRPVGMGIMGFQDCLHLLRTPYASEAAVEFADRSMEAVCYYAYYASTELAEERGRYSSYRGSLWDRGILPQDTLKLLAEARGGYVEVDSSESLDWTALRARIAAHGMRNSNCVAIAPTATISNIIGVSACIEPTFQNLYVKSNLSGEFTVVNEYLVRDLKERGLWDEVMVADLKYFDGMLSRIDRIPADLRAIYATAFEVDPTWLVEAASRRQKWIDQAQSLNIYMGGASGKKLDEVYKLAWLRGLKTTYYLRTMAATHVEKSTVAHGALNAVPTSGGAGSGGAQGAAGGFGAAGGAASSSGAVDAAALAPVEADGPVCTMRPGDPGFDECEACQ is encoded by the coding sequence ATGCAAACCACCGACAACGCGACGTCCCAGTACGAGAGCGCTTCGAGCCGTCCTCTCGGCGGGGCCGCACAAGGCGCGCCGGCGCTCGCGCCGCAGGCAACGTTCGCCGACTACAAGGTGATCCGCCGCAATGGCAGCGTGGTGTCGTTCGAGCCTTCGAAGATCGCGATCGCGGTGACCAAGGCTTTCCTGGCCGTCAACGGCGGGCAGGGCGCGGCGTCGGCGCGCGTGCGCGAGCTGGTCGACCAGCTCACGCACAACGTCGTGCGCGCGCTCGTGCGCAGCCGCCCGAACGGCGGTACGTTCCATATCGAAGACATCCAGGACCAGGTCGAACTCGCGCTGATGCGCGGCGGCGAGCACAACGTCGCGCGTGCGTACGTGCTGTATCGCGAGAAGCGTCACCTGGAGCGTCAGCATGCGGGCGAGGAAGCGGCGGTGGCGGGCGGCGAGGCGGCCGGCGGCGTGATCAACGTCGTCGACAACGGCGTGACGCGCCCGCTCGACCTGAACGCGCTGCGCGCGCTGGTGGTGTCGGCATGCGACGGTCTCGGCGCTGCGGTTAACCCTGACCCGATCGTCGCGGAGACGGTGAAGAACCTGTACGACGGCGTGCCGATGAGCCAGGTCTACGACTCGGCGATCCTCGCGGCGCGCACGATGATCGAGAAGGACCCGGCATACAGCCAGGTCACGGCCCGCATCCTGCTGCACACGATCCGTCGCGAGATCCTCGGCGAGGAAGTGGTCCAGGCCGAGATGTCGACCCGCTACGCGGAGTATTTCCCGCAGTTCCTGAAGCGCGGCGTCGACGCCGGCCTGCTCGACGACAAGCTGCTGCAGTTCGACCTGAAGCGCCTCGGCGACGCGCTCGACGCGAGCCGCGACCTGCAGTTCGGCTACCTCGGCCTGCAGACGCTGTACGACCGCTACTTCCTGCACGTCGGCGGCACCCGCATCGAAATGCCGCAGGCATTCTTCATGCGCGTCGCGATGGGCCTGTCGCTGAACGAGATCGACCGCGAAACGCGCGCGATCGAGTTCTACAACGTGCTGTCGAGCTTCGACTTCATGAGCTCGACGCCGACGCTGTTCAACTCGGGCACGCACCGCTCGCAGCTGTCGTCGTGCTACCTGACGACGGTCGCGGACGATCTCGACGGCATCTATGAAGCGCTGAAGGAAAACGCGCTGCTGTCGAAGTTCGCCGGCGGCCTCGGCAACGACTGGACCCGCGTGCGCGCACTCGGCTCGCATATCAAGGGCACGAACGGCAAGTCGCAGGGCGTGGTGCCGTTCCTGAAGGTCGTCAACGACACGGCCGTCGCGGTCAACCAGGGCGGCAAGCGCAAGGGCGCGGTCTGCGCGTACCTCGAATCGTGGCACCTCGACATCGAGGAGTTCCTCGAGCTGCGCAAGAACACCGGCGACGACCGTCGCCGCACGCACGACATGAACACGGCGAACTGGATTCCCGACCTGTTCATGAAGCGCGTGATGGAAGGCGGCGAATGGACGCTGTTCTCGCCGTCGACCTGCCCGGACCTGCACGACAAGTTCGGCGCGGAGTTCGAGGCGGCTTACACGGCTTACGAAGAGAAAGTCGCGCGCGGCGAGATCAAGCTGTTCAAGAAGATTCCGGCGCAGCAGCTGTGGCGCAAGATGCTCGGCATGCTGTTCGAGACGGGCCACCCGTGGATCACGTTCAAGGATCCGTGCAACATCCGCTCGCCGCAGCAGCACGTTGGCGTCGTCCACTCGTCGAACCTGTGCACCGAAATCACGCTGAACACGAGCGACACCGAAATCGCGGTCTGCAACCTCGGCTCGGTGAACCTCGTCGCCCACCTGGTCAAGCAGGCGGACGGCAGCTACGCGCTCGACCACGACAAGCTGAAGCGCACGATCAGCGTCGCGATGCGCATGCTCGACAACGTGATCGACATCAACTACTACGCGGTGCCGAAGGCGCGTAACTCGAACCTGAAGCACCGCCCGGTCGGCATGGGCATCATGGGCTTCCAGGACTGCCTGCACCTGCTGCGCACGCCGTATGCGTCGGAGGCGGCGGTCGAGTTCGCCGATCGCTCGATGGAAGCGGTCTGCTACTACGCGTACTACGCGTCGACCGAGCTGGCCGAGGAGCGCGGCCGCTACTCGAGCTACCGCGGCTCGCTGTGGGATCGCGGCATCCTCCCGCAGGACACGCTGAAGCTGCTGGCGGAAGCGCGCGGCGGCTACGTCGAGGTCGACTCGTCGGAATCGCTCGACTGGACGGCGCTGCGCGCGCGGATCGCGGCGCACGGCATGCGCAACTCGAACTGCGTCGCGATCGCGCCGACGGCGACGATCTCGAACATCATCGGCGTGTCGGCGTGCATCGAGCCGACCTTCCAGAACCTGTACGTGAAGTCGAACCTGTCGGGCGAATTCACGGTGGTCAACGAGTACCTCGTGCGCGACCTGAAGGAACGCGGCCTGTGGGACGAGGTGATGGTCGCCGACCTGAAGTACTTCGACGGCATGCTGTCGCGCATCGACCGCATCCCGGCCGACCTGCGCGCGATCTACGCGACCGCGTTCGAAGTCGATCCGACGTGGCTGGTCGAAGCCGCATCGCGTCGCCAGAAGTGGATCGACCAGGCGCAGTCGCTGAACATCTACATGGGCGGCGCATCGGGCAAGAAGCTCGACGAGGTCTACAAGCTCGCATGGCTGCGCGGCCTGAAGACGACCTACTACCTGCGCACGATGGCAGCGACGCACGTCGAGAAGTCGACCGTCGCGCACGGCGCGCTGAACGCGGTGCCGACGAGCGGCGGCGCGGGCAGCGGCGGCGCGCAAGGCGCAGCGGGCGGCTTCGGTGCGGCAGGCGGCGCAGCGTCGTCGTCGGGCGCGGTCGATGCGGCGGCACTCGCACCGGTCGAGGCCGATGGTCCGGTGTGCACGATGCGTCCGGGCGACCCGGGCTTCGACGAGTGCGAAGCGTGCCAGTAA
- a CDS encoding histone H1-like DNA-binding protein, translated as MATAKKKPAAKKVAAKKTVAKKAAAPAKKAAAVKKVAAKKVAVKKVAAKKAAPAKKAAAKKVAAKKVAVKKVAAKKAAPAKKAAAKKVAAKKVAVKKVAAKKAAPAKKAAAKKAAPAKKAAAKKAAPAKKAAAKKAAPAKKAAAKKAAPAKKAAPAAKKAAAAPAATKAAPAKKAAAPKKAVVKKAAPATTASTASVAPASGVKTALNPAAAWPFPTGSRP; from the coding sequence ATGGCTACTGCCAAGAAGAAACCGGCTGCTAAGAAGGTCGCTGCCAAGAAGACCGTTGCGAAGAAGGCTGCTGCGCCGGCGAAGAAGGCCGCTGCAGTGAAGAAGGTTGCTGCGAAGAAGGTCGCGGTGAAGAAGGTTGCCGCGAAGAAGGCAGCACCGGCGAAGAAGGCCGCAGCGAAGAAGGTTGCAGCGAAGAAAGTCGCCGTGAAGAAGGTTGCTGCGAAGAAGGCAGCACCGGCGAAGAAGGCCGCAGCGAAGAAGGTTGCAGCCAAGAAGGTCGCAGTGAAGAAGGTTGCTGCGAAGAAGGCCGCACCGGCGAAGAAGGCTGCTGCGAAGAAGGCCGCACCGGCGAAGAAGGCTGCTGCGAAGAAGGCCGCACCGGCGAAGAAGGCTGCCGCGAAGAAGGCCGCGCCTGCGAAGAAGGCTGCTGCGAAGAAGGCCGCGCCTGCGAAGAAGGCTGCCCCTGCTGCGAAGAAGGCCGCTGCGGCTCCCGCTGCAACGAAGGCTGCGCCGGCAAAGAAGGCTGCTGCGCCGAAGAAGGCCGTCGTGAAGAAGGCTGCTCCGGCAACCACCGCGTCGACCGCATCGGTCGCGCCGGCATCGGGCGTGAAGACCGCGCTCAACCCGGCAGCGGCATGGCCGTTCCCGACCGGCAGCCGTCCGTAA
- a CDS encoding glycine zipper 2TM domain-containing protein: MLTKKNLTLAAMLAATLSLAGCFTPPGSADVYSVGQAQREQTVRMGVVESVRAVRIQSDGGGSAIGTLGGGALGAVAGSAIGGGKGSILTAIAGGLVGAVAGNAVGENLSTANGVEITVRLDNGDLRSITQAASGEVFRAGERVRLLSSGGVTRVTH, encoded by the coding sequence ATGTTGACGAAAAAGAACCTCACGCTTGCGGCAATGCTGGCCGCCACGCTGAGCCTCGCCGGCTGCTTCACGCCGCCCGGCTCCGCCGACGTCTATAGCGTCGGCCAGGCGCAGCGCGAGCAAACGGTGCGCATGGGCGTCGTCGAGAGCGTGCGCGCGGTGCGAATCCAGTCCGACGGCGGCGGCAGCGCGATCGGCACGCTCGGCGGCGGCGCACTCGGCGCGGTCGCGGGCAGCGCGATCGGCGGCGGCAAGGGCTCGATCCTGACGGCGATCGCCGGTGGTCTCGTCGGTGCGGTCGCGGGCAACGCGGTCGGCGAAAACCTCAGCACGGCGAACGGTGTCGAAATCACCGTGCGCCTCGACAACGGCGACCTGCGCTCGATCACGCAGGCCGCGAGCGGCGAAGTGTTCCGCGCCGGCGAACGCGTGCGGCTGCTGTCGAGCGGCGGCGTCACGCGCGTCACGCACTGA
- a CDS encoding carbohydrate kinase family protein has protein sequence MTTLICGSLAYDNIMTFEGRFREHILPDQVHLLNVSFLVPTMRREFGGCAGNIAYALHMLGGDARIMATVGANDADRYLERLDSLGLSKACVRVVPDAHTAQAMITTDLDNNQITAFHPGAMMQSHLNRADEVPGVKLGIVAPDGFDGMVQHAEQFAKAGIPFIFDPGQGLPLFDGATLRRIIELATFVAVNDYEGKLVSDKTGWSEQEIASRVQALIITRGEHGSTILHKNGEEQIPVVRAERVVDPTGCGDAFRGGLLYGIENGLDWATTGRLASLMGSLKIAHQGPQTYALTRAEIDARFETAFGYSLK, from the coding sequence TTGACTACGCTGATTTGCGGCTCGCTCGCCTACGACAACATCATGACCTTCGAGGGCCGGTTTCGCGAGCACATCCTGCCCGACCAGGTTCACCTTCTCAACGTGAGCTTCCTCGTGCCGACGATGCGACGCGAATTCGGCGGCTGCGCGGGGAACATCGCCTACGCGCTGCACATGCTCGGCGGCGACGCGCGCATCATGGCGACGGTCGGCGCGAACGACGCGGACCGCTATCTCGAGCGTCTCGACAGCCTCGGCCTGTCGAAGGCCTGCGTGCGCGTGGTGCCCGATGCGCACACCGCGCAGGCGATGATCACGACCGATCTCGACAACAACCAGATCACCGCATTCCACCCGGGCGCGATGATGCAGTCGCACCTGAACCGCGCCGACGAAGTGCCGGGCGTGAAGCTCGGCATCGTCGCGCCGGACGGCTTCGACGGGATGGTCCAGCACGCCGAACAATTCGCGAAGGCCGGGATTCCGTTCATCTTCGATCCGGGTCAGGGCCTGCCGCTGTTCGACGGTGCGACGCTGCGCCGCATCATTGAACTCGCGACCTTCGTCGCGGTCAACGACTACGAAGGCAAGCTCGTCAGCGACAAGACGGGCTGGTCCGAACAGGAAATCGCCAGCCGGGTCCAGGCGCTGATCATCACGCGCGGCGAGCACGGCTCAACCATTCTTCACAAAAACGGCGAAGAACAGATTCCCGTCGTGCGCGCCGAGCGTGTGGTCGACCCGACCGGCTGCGGCGATGCCTTCCGCGGCGGCCTGCTGTACGGCATCGAGAACGGCCTCGACTGGGCAACCACCGGACGTCTCGCCAGCCTGATGGGCTCGCTCAAGATCGCCCATCAAGGGCCCCAGACTTACGCACTGACGCGCGCCGAGATCGACGCGCGCTTCGAGACTGCATTCGGTTACAGTCTCAAATGA
- a CDS encoding DUF3426 domain-containing protein, giving the protein MFLATRCPHCDTVFRLQQEQLALHRGLVRCGHCGQVFDASQSLVPEHAQPAEPALSATRAETETASSAEAAVAAPRAGDAAQAAAPARLFADTSAPLSAEAPSRADYKPEGWDMWAPWLDGGVDPSLQHSMQTVRTEPLVPLALPAIEAGVVHLSGTPAPMAPADTVTDTHPADAAAPLADAPTPPHEADAPPPQPTPPVETDPREPRFIAPVPSDAGVEATEPLAHARFTAPHDDRAAPREPRFAPDAAPFSAPAAPEPAMRDAQPADTGAAAAPFAAALPDDDRAPFPVTRETRAPQRRSVLGGFFGGLVAAALAVLLVAQLAWWQREALMVHWPVTLSWFRQACAPLGCKVAPPRAIDGLRLDATDLRQIDGPRVLELKAPLTNRYRVPLAYPSLELTLLDDANRVTARRVLAPREYVRPGTPIDAGLAPGTTQTMIVRVDTNGTPASNFRVQIFYP; this is encoded by the coding sequence ATGTTTCTTGCGACGCGCTGCCCTCATTGCGACACCGTCTTCCGGCTGCAGCAGGAACAGCTCGCGCTGCATCGGGGGCTCGTGCGCTGCGGGCATTGCGGTCAGGTGTTCGACGCGTCGCAGTCGCTCGTTCCGGAACATGCGCAGCCGGCCGAACCGGCGCTGAGCGCCACTCGAGCGGAAACCGAAACCGCATCGTCGGCCGAAGCCGCCGTCGCCGCGCCCCGCGCCGGCGACGCGGCACAAGCGGCCGCGCCCGCGCGACTGTTCGCCGACACTTCCGCCCCCCTCTCCGCCGAGGCGCCGTCGCGCGCCGACTACAAGCCGGAAGGCTGGGACATGTGGGCGCCGTGGCTCGACGGCGGCGTCGATCCGTCGCTGCAACACAGCATGCAGACGGTCCGCACCGAGCCGCTGGTGCCGCTGGCGCTTCCGGCGATCGAAGCCGGCGTCGTCCACCTGAGCGGCACGCCCGCGCCGATGGCGCCGGCTGATACGGTTACGGACACGCATCCGGCCGATGCCGCCGCTCCGCTCGCCGACGCGCCTACGCCGCCGCACGAAGCCGATGCGCCGCCGCCGCAACCCACGCCGCCCGTCGAGACCGATCCGCGCGAACCCCGCTTCATTGCGCCAGTACCGTCCGACGCCGGCGTCGAGGCGACCGAACCGCTCGCCCATGCGCGCTTCACGGCGCCGCACGACGATCGCGCCGCCCCGCGCGAACCGCGCTTTGCACCCGACGCGGCACCATTCTCCGCGCCTGCCGCCCCGGAACCCGCGATGCGCGATGCGCAACCGGCCGACACCGGCGCGGCGGCCGCACCGTTCGCAGCCGCGCTGCCCGACGACGATCGCGCGCCCTTCCCCGTCACGCGGGAAACGCGCGCGCCGCAGCGTCGCAGCGTGCTCGGCGGCTTTTTCGGCGGGCTCGTCGCCGCGGCGCTGGCCGTGCTGCTGGTCGCGCAGCTCGCGTGGTGGCAGCGCGAGGCGCTGATGGTCCACTGGCCGGTCACGCTGAGCTGGTTCCGGCAGGCCTGCGCGCCGCTCGGCTGCAAGGTCGCGCCGCCGCGCGCGATCGACGGCCTGCGGCTCGACGCGACCGACCTGCGCCAGATCGACGGCCCGCGCGTGCTCGAACTGAAGGCGCCGCTGACGAACCGCTACCGCGTCCCGCTCGCCTATCCGTCGCTCGAACTGACCCTGCTCGACGACGCCAATCGCGTGACCGCGCGCCGCGTGCTCGCGCCGCGCGAGTATGTCCGCCCGGGCACGCCGATCGACGCAGGGCTCGCGCCCGGCACGACGCAGACGATGATCGTTCGCGTCGACACGAACGGCACGCCCGCATCGAATTTCCGCGTCCAGATCTTCTATCCGTGA
- the accC gene encoding acetyl-CoA carboxylase biotin carboxylase subunit has translation MFEKILIANRGEIALRIQRACRELGVKTVVVYSEADKEAKYVRLADEAVCIGPAPSNLSYLNMPALISAAEVTDAEAIHPGYGFLSENADFAERVEQSGFTFIGPRPETIRLMGDKVTAKQTMIKTGVPCVPGSEGALPDDPKEIVKIARAIGYPVIIKAAGGGGGRGMRVVHTEAALVNAVNMTREEAGRAFGNPQVYMEKFLENPRHIEIQVLSDAHRNAIWLGERDCSMQRRHQKVIEEAPAPGIPRRLIDRIGDRCADACKKMGYLGAGTFEFLYENGEFYFIEMNTRVQVEHPVSELITGVDIVQEQIRIAAGEKLTLRQRDIQFRGHAIECRINAEDPFKFTPSPGRITSWHTPGGPGVRVDSHAYNGYFVPPNYDSMIGKLITYGATRDQAIRRMRIALSEMVVEGIQTNIPLHRELMIDSKFVEGGTSIHYLENRLAQKQAVAPEEA, from the coding sequence ATGTTTGAAAAAATCCTCATTGCCAACCGCGGTGAAATCGCGCTGCGCATCCAGCGCGCGTGCCGCGAGCTCGGCGTCAAGACGGTGGTCGTCTACTCGGAAGCCGACAAGGAAGCCAAGTACGTGCGCCTCGCGGACGAAGCCGTCTGTATCGGCCCGGCCCCGTCGAACCTGAGCTACCTGAACATGCCGGCGCTGATCAGCGCCGCGGAAGTCACCGATGCCGAGGCGATCCACCCCGGCTACGGCTTCCTGTCGGAGAACGCCGATTTCGCCGAACGCGTCGAGCAATCGGGCTTCACGTTCATCGGCCCGCGTCCGGAAACGATCCGCCTGATGGGCGACAAGGTCACCGCGAAGCAGACGATGATCAAGACCGGCGTGCCGTGCGTGCCGGGTTCGGAAGGCGCGTTGCCGGACGATCCGAAGGAGATCGTGAAGATTGCGCGCGCGATCGGCTATCCGGTCATCATCAAGGCCGCCGGCGGCGGCGGCGGCCGCGGGATGCGCGTCGTGCACACCGAGGCCGCGCTCGTGAACGCGGTCAACATGACCCGCGAGGAAGCCGGCCGTGCGTTCGGCAACCCGCAGGTGTACATGGAGAAGTTCCTCGAGAACCCGCGCCACATCGAGATCCAGGTGCTGTCCGACGCGCACCGGAACGCGATCTGGCTCGGCGAGCGCGACTGCTCGATGCAGCGCCGCCACCAGAAGGTGATCGAGGAAGCGCCGGCGCCCGGCATTCCGCGCCGCCTGATCGACCGCATCGGCGACCGCTGCGCGGACGCGTGCAAGAAGATGGGCTACCTCGGCGCGGGCACGTTCGAATTCCTGTACGAAAACGGCGAGTTCTACTTCATCGAGATGAACACGCGCGTGCAGGTCGAGCACCCGGTGTCGGAACTGATCACCGGCGTCGACATCGTGCAGGAACAGATCCGCATCGCGGCCGGCGAAAAGCTCACGCTGCGCCAGCGCGACATCCAGTTCCGCGGCCACGCGATCGAGTGCCGGATCAACGCGGAAGATCCGTTCAAGTTCACGCCGTCGCCGGGCCGGATCACGTCGTGGCATACGCCGGGCGGCCCCGGCGTGCGCGTCGACTCGCATGCCTACAATGGTTATTTCGTGCCGCCGAACTATGATTCGATGATCGGCAAGCTGATCACCTACGGCGCGACCCGCGACCAGGCGATCCGCCGGATGCGCATCGCGCTGTCGGAAATGGTCGTCGAAGGCATCCAGACCAACATCCCGCTGCACCGCGAGCTGATGATCGACTCGAAGTTCGTCGAAGGCGGCACCAGCATCCACTACCTCGAAAACCGGCTCGCGCAGAAGCAGGCCGTCGCACCGGAAGAAGCGTAA
- the tpx gene encoding thiol peroxidase, translated as MSKVTLGGNPIDLAGTFPAVGSQAPDFKLVGKDLADLSLASFAGKRKVLNIVPSLDTPTCATSTRKFNEAASSLDNTVVIVVSADLPFAASRFCTTEGLENVVTASTFRTGRAFANAYGVDVTSGPLNGLTARAVVVLDAQDKVLHAQLVGEIKDEPNYDAALAALK; from the coding sequence ATGAGCAAAGTTACGCTGGGTGGCAACCCGATCGATCTCGCCGGCACGTTCCCGGCCGTCGGCTCGCAAGCCCCCGACTTCAAGCTGGTCGGCAAGGATCTCGCCGATCTGTCGCTCGCCAGCTTCGCCGGCAAGCGCAAGGTGCTGAACATCGTGCCGAGCCTCGACACGCCGACCTGCGCGACGTCGACCCGCAAGTTCAACGAAGCCGCGTCGTCGCTCGACAACACGGTCGTGATCGTCGTGTCGGCCGACCTGCCGTTCGCGGCGTCGCGCTTCTGCACGACCGAAGGCCTCGAAAACGTCGTGACGGCGTCGACCTTCCGCACCGGCCGCGCATTCGCGAACGCATACGGCGTCGACGTGACGAGCGGCCCGCTGAACGGCCTGACCGCACGCGCGGTCGTCGTGCTCGACGCGCAGGACAAGGTGCTCCACGCGCAGCTCGTCGGCGAGATCAAGGACGAGCCGAACTACGACGCAGCGCTGGCCGCGCTGAAGTAA
- a CDS encoding ribonucleotide-diphosphate reductase subunit beta, whose amino-acid sequence MLNWDDEMTAVTPASGAQQNAMRTSAGMAVGMQAASPAAHQVRDIFEGDLAVAPQASAVPAGGSEARVNVADKRIINGQTDVNQLVPFKYKWAWEKYLAGCANHWMPQEINMSRDIALWKDPNGLTEDERRIVKRNLGFFVTADSLAANNIVLGTYRHITAPECRQFLLRQAFEEAIHTHAYQYIVESLGLDEGEIFNAYHEVPSIRAKDEFLIPFIHTLTDPAFKTGTLEADQKLLKSLIVFACIMEGLFFYVGFTQILALGRQNKMTGAAEQYQYILRDESMHCNFGIDLINQIKLENPHLWTAEFRAEIRELFKQAVELEYRYAEDTMPRGVLGLNASMFKSYLRFISNRRCQQIGLDPLFPNEENPFPWMSEMIDLKKERNFFETRVIEYQTGGALSWE is encoded by the coding sequence ATGCTCAACTGGGATGACGAGATGACCGCCGTAACTCCCGCGAGCGGGGCGCAGCAAAACGCGATGCGCACCTCCGCCGGGATGGCTGTCGGAATGCAGGCTGCGTCGCCTGCCGCCCATCAGGTCCGTGACATTTTCGAAGGCGATCTTGCGGTGGCGCCGCAAGCATCGGCTGTTCCCGCCGGCGGTTCGGAAGCGCGGGTCAATGTCGCCGACAAGCGCATCATCAACGGCCAGACTGACGTCAATCAGCTGGTGCCGTTCAAGTACAAGTGGGCGTGGGAAAAGTATCTGGCCGGTTGCGCGAACCACTGGATGCCGCAGGAAATCAACATGTCCCGCGACATCGCGCTGTGGAAGGATCCGAACGGGCTGACCGAGGACGAGCGCCGCATCGTCAAGCGCAACCTCGGCTTCTTCGTGACGGCCGACTCGCTCGCCGCGAACAACATCGTGCTCGGTACGTACCGCCACATCACGGCGCCCGAGTGCCGCCAGTTCCTGCTGCGCCAGGCGTTCGAAGAGGCGATCCACACGCACGCTTACCAGTACATCGTCGAATCGCTCGGCCTCGACGAAGGCGAGATCTTCAACGCGTATCACGAAGTCCCGTCGATCCGCGCGAAGGACGAATTCCTGATCCCGTTCATCCATACGCTGACGGATCCGGCCTTCAAGACCGGCACGCTCGAAGCGGATCAGAAGCTGCTGAAGTCGCTGATCGTGTTCGCCTGCATCATGGAAGGGCTGTTCTTCTATGTCGGCTTCACGCAGATCCTCGCGCTCGGCCGCCAGAACAAGATGACGGGTGCTGCAGAGCAATATCAGTACATCCTGCGCGACGAATCGATGCACTGCAATTTCGGCATCGACCTGATCAACCAGATCAAGCTCGAGAACCCGCATCTCTGGACCGCGGAATTCCGCGCGGAGATCCGCGAGCTGTTCAAGCAGGCTGTCGAACTCGAATACCGCTACGCCGAGGACACGATGCCGCGCGGCGTGCTGGGTCTGAACGCGTCGATGTTCAAGAGCTATCTGCGCTTCATCAGCAACCGCCGTTGCCAGCAGATCGGCCTCGATCCGCTGTTCCCGAACGAGGAAAACCCGTTCCCGTGGATGAGCGAGATGATCGACCTGAAGAAGGAACGCAACTTCTTCGAGACGCGTGTGATCGAGTATCAGACGGGTGGCGCGCTGTCCTGGGAATGA
- the prmA gene encoding 50S ribosomal protein L11 methyltransferase, translated as MSYRELVVELAREHAEELSDALLELGALSVSVEDADADTPDEQPLFGEPGLVPERTAWQHSRVVALLSPDHEPAVLLAAAANEIGVAELPKFTVREVEEQDWVRLTQSQFDPIPVGERIWVVPSWHDAPDPDALILELDPGLAFGTGSHPTTRLCMEWLEQSVQPGQSVLDYGCGSGILAILAKKCGANPVVGIDIDPQAVESARQNSERNRADVTYGLPDACPAGEFDIVVANILSNPLKLMASMLASKVKPGGRIALSGVLARQADEVAAVYARYVDISVWREHEGWVCLAGTRRESH; from the coding sequence ATGAGCTATCGCGAACTCGTCGTCGAACTGGCCCGTGAGCACGCGGAGGAACTCTCCGACGCGCTGCTCGAACTCGGCGCGCTGTCGGTCTCGGTCGAGGACGCCGATGCCGACACGCCCGACGAGCAGCCGCTCTTCGGCGAGCCGGGCCTCGTGCCCGAGCGCACCGCGTGGCAGCACTCGCGCGTGGTCGCGCTGCTGTCGCCCGATCACGAGCCGGCCGTGCTGCTCGCAGCCGCCGCGAACGAGATCGGCGTGGCCGAACTGCCGAAGTTCACCGTGCGCGAAGTCGAGGAGCAGGACTGGGTGCGGCTCACGCAATCGCAGTTCGACCCGATTCCGGTCGGCGAGCGGATCTGGGTCGTGCCGTCGTGGCACGATGCGCCCGATCCCGACGCGCTGATCCTCGAACTCGATCCGGGCCTCGCATTCGGCACCGGCAGCCATCCGACCACGCGCCTCTGCATGGAATGGCTCGAGCAGTCGGTGCAGCCCGGCCAGTCGGTGCTCGACTACGGCTGCGGCTCGGGGATTCTCGCGATCCTCGCGAAGAAATGCGGGGCGAACCCCGTGGTCGGCATCGACATCGATCCGCAGGCCGTCGAATCGGCGCGGCAGAACAGCGAGCGCAACCGCGCGGACGTCACGTACGGGCTGCCCGACGCGTGCCCGGCCGGCGAATTCGACATCGTCGTCGCGAACATCCTGTCGAACCCGCTGAAGCTGATGGCGTCGATGCTCGCGTCGAAGGTGAAACCGGGCGGGCGCATCGCGCTGTCGGGCGTGCTTGCGCGCCAGGCGGACGAAGTCGCGGCCGTCTATGCGCGCTACGTCGACATCTCGGTCTGGCGCGAACACGAAGGCTGGGTATGCCTCGCCGGAACCCGGCGCGAAAGCCATTAG